A genomic stretch from Myripristis murdjan chromosome 12, fMyrMur1.1, whole genome shotgun sequence includes:
- the tmem267 gene encoding transmembrane protein 267, with amino-acid sequence MQGFYSKLDSSPASSPLLGVGLGSEGVPVPLSLAVETEKAQALLQTFSSASLLASAGLGVFCVVADHALQLSVVQHHLWLRAVLDNATHGLVGLWSWAIVIGLRKKSDLYEVLLAGLLASLIDLDHFYMAGSLSLKAAVSLPQRPPLHCSSLIPVLCLSLRFLMWIGRLKDAWCSLPWMLFIAMASHHVRDAVRHGLWVCPFGNTVPIPYWLYVSTTATLPHLCSVLMYLTGTRDVISTKHGVAIDV; translated from the exons ATGCAAGGCTTCTACTCCAAGCTCGACTCCTCCCCGGCCTCGTCCCCGCTGTTGGGGGTGGGCCTCGGCTCGGAGGGCGTCCCCGTCCCGCTCAGCCTGGCCGTGGAGACGGAGAAAGCTCAGGCCCTGCTGCAGACGTTCAGCTCCGCCTCTCTGCTGGCGTCGGCGGGGCTGGGCGTGTTCTGCGTGGTGGCCGACCACGCCCTCCAGCTCTCGGTCGTCCAGCACCACCTGTGGCTGCGGGCCGTCCTGGACAACGCCACGCACGGCCTGGTGGGGCTGTGGTCGTGGGCGATTGTGATCGGACTGAGGAAAAAGAGCGACCTGTACGAGGTGCTACTGGCTGGCCTTCTGGCGTCGCTCATAGACTTGGACCACTTCTACATGGCTGGATCCCTGTCGCTGAAG gctgctgtgtctctccctcagcGTCCTCCCCTCCACTGCTCCTCCCTCATCCCCGTCCTCTGTCTGTCGCTGCGTTTCCTCATGTGGATCGGACGTCTCAAAGACGCCTGGTGCTCGTTGCCGTGGATGCTCTTCATCGCCATGGCGTCGCACCACGTGCGAGACGCCGTGCGCCACGGCCTGTGGGTGTGCCCGTTCGGCAACACGGTGCCCATCCCCTATTGGCTGTACGTGAGCACCACGGCGACGCTGCCCCATCTGTGCTCGGTGCTCATGTATCTGACGGGAACCCGGGATGTGATCTCGACCAAACACGGAGTCGCCATCGACGTTTAA